Proteins from a genomic interval of Sphingobacterium lactis:
- a CDS encoding DUF6660 family protein, which produces MQCHCITFLLTLQKNMKVFYSILAIYMMTVFLMPCTDMYEKDNFQNHNHSEELTHQGSHDHQETTDMCSPFCLCGCCGIVSGIVLQWNVYSLVKAKTFDLSKPKVYYKCTFISHYLGGIWQPPKINA; this is translated from the coding sequence ATGCAATGCCATTGCATTACTTTTTTACTAACTTTGCAAAAGAATATGAAAGTCTTTTACTCCATATTGGCAATTTATATGATGACGGTATTTTTAATGCCGTGTACCGATATGTATGAAAAGGACAACTTTCAAAACCATAACCATTCGGAAGAATTAACCCATCAAGGAAGCCACGACCATCAGGAAACAACTGATATGTGCAGTCCATTTTGTTTATGCGGTTGTTGTGGAATAGTTTCAGGTATAGTGCTTCAATGGAATGTATACAGCTTAGTTAAGGCGAAGACTTTTGACCTTTCTAAGCCTAAAGTTTATTATAAATGTACCTTTATATCCCACTATCTGGGGGGAATTTG